DNA from Kitasatospora herbaricolor:
GAAGAAGGTGCGGGACGTCCTGGTCCCCGGCACCGTCGAGGCCGGGCAGATCGGCACGAGCATGTTCTCGCTCAACTACGCGCTCACCGTCTACGGCATCTGGTACTCCAAGAGCCTGTTCGCGAAGAAGGGCTGGAAGGTCCCCAAGACCTGGGACGAGTTCACCGCCCTGTGCGAGACGATCAAGGCAGCGGGTATGTCTCCTTGGGCGCATCAGGGGAAGTACCCGTTCTACATGCTGGTCGTGCTGATGGACATGATCGCCAAGGCCGGCGGCGAAGCCGTCATGAAGAAGATCGACAACCTCCAGCCCGGCGCCTGGCAGGAGGATGCCGTGCTGCGGTCGGTCGAGCGGATCCACTCGCTGGTCGCCGGGGGCTACACACTGGCGGGCACCGAGGGCCTGACTCACACGGAGGCGCAGACCGCCTGGGCGCAGGGCAAGGCGGCTTTCATCCCCTGCGGTTCGTGGCTGGAGCAGGAGATGTCCGGCAGCATCCCTGCCGACTTCGACATGGCCGTCATGCCGGTCCCCCACGTCCCCAGCGACCGGATGCCCGCCACGGCAGTGCGTGCCGTGGCTGCCGAGGCATTCATCGTCCCCACCCGAGCGGCGAACCAAGCCGGGGGCCTGGAGCTGCTGCGGATCATGTGCTCCAAGGCCGGCGCCGCCGCGTTCGCCAAGGAGGCCAAGTCGCTGCCGGTGGTGCGTGGCGCCCTCACCCCGGAGATCACCGCCGCAATGTCGCCCGGCACCAAGTCCAGCAGCGACCTGATAGCCGCGGCGGCCGACGACGTCATCACCTGGAAGCACCCCACCTGGTACTCGCAGCTGGAGACGGACCTGGAGACCGCGATGGGCGAGCTGATGGGCAACCGGATCGGCCCCGCCGAGTTCGTCAAGCGCGCCCAGAGCGCCGCCGACCGGACGGCCGCCACCTCCTCCATTCAGAAGTACACGCGCGCCTGACACGCGGTCGGCGTGGGGTGCCGCCCAACCGCGGCGCCCCACGCCGAGCGCCCGAACGTCCGAGCGAACACCAGGAACGGCCCGCCGTGAAACTGAGCAAGAACACCCGCAAGAACCTCTTCGTCACCGCCTGCCTCACAGGCCCCGTCGGACTCTACGCCGTCTTCGTCCTGTGGCCTTACCTGGAGACCTTCGGCTACTCCCTGACGAACTGGTCCGGGGTGGCCCCGCCGAGCCGATTCGTCGGCCTGGACAACTACACCGCGCTGTTCGACGACCCTGTTTTCCGCACCGCACTGTGGCACAATCTCCTGCTCCTGATCCTCCTGCCGCCCGCCACCATCGTGCTGGCCCTGTTCCTCGCCTTCATGCTCAACGTCGGCGGCCGCGGCAACACAGCCGGTATCCGCGGCGTGCGCGGCTCCGCCTTCTACCGCATCGTCTTCTTCGTCCCGCAGGTGCTCTCGGTCGCAATCCTGATCGTCATGTTCCAGGCCACCTACCGGTCGGACGCAGCCGGACTCCTCAACGGCATCGCCATCGCAGTGGGCATCACCGACCCCGCGCACCCCCTGCCCTGGCTGGCATCACCGGACGCCGTGCTGTGGTGCATCATCGCCATCCTCATCTGGCAATGGGTCGGCTTCTACATGGTGCTGTTCTCCGCCGCCATGCAGTCGATCCCCAAGGAGATCTTCGAAGCCGCCCTCCTCGACGGCGCCAAGCGAGGTCAGACCTTCCTGCGAGTGACGATCCCGCTCCTGTGGGGCTCAGTACAGACCGCGTGGGTCTATCTCTCGATTGCGGCCATGGACGGATTCGCCCTCGTCGCCAGCCTCACCCAGGGCTCCAGCTACGGCGGCGGCC
Protein-coding regions in this window:
- the ngcE gene encoding N-acetylglucosamine/diacetylchitobiose ABC transporter substrate-binding protein: MHTPTHSPAPMTRRQLLIRSATAAAIAVPGAGLLTACAGGTGTGSPSAQGTQTADNPFGVVASAPLDVYVFKGGLGEGFAKAFEDLYGQRFPGAKISHSSGTDVTGDLQPRFNAGSPPDFVFDDGDKKMKLDVLHANGQLANLDVLLDAPSLDDPSKKVRDVLVPGTVEAGQIGTSMFSLNYALTVYGIWYSKSLFAKKGWKVPKTWDEFTALCETIKAAGMSPWAHQGKYPFYMLVVLMDMIAKAGGEAVMKKIDNLQPGAWQEDAVLRSVERIHSLVAGGYTLAGTEGLTHTEAQTAWAQGKAAFIPCGSWLEQEMSGSIPADFDMAVMPVPHVPSDRMPATAVRAVAAEAFIVPTRAANQAGGLELLRIMCSKAGAAAFAKEAKSLPVVRGALTPEITAAMSPGTKSSSDLIAAAADDVITWKHPTWYSQLETDLETAMGELMGNRIGPAEFVKRAQSAADRTAATSSIQKYTRA
- a CDS encoding carbohydrate ABC transporter permease is translated as MKLSKNTRKNLFVTACLTGPVGLYAVFVLWPYLETFGYSLTNWSGVAPPSRFVGLDNYTALFDDPVFRTALWHNLLLLILLPPATIVLALFLAFMLNVGGRGNTAGIRGVRGSAFYRIVFFVPQVLSVAILIVMFQATYRSDAAGLLNGIAIAVGITDPAHPLPWLASPDAVLWCIIAILIWQWVGFYMVLFSAAMQSIPKEIFEAALLDGAKRGQTFLRVTIPLLWGSVQTAWVYLSIAAMDGFALVASLTQGSSYGGGPDHHSEVLATYLMRNFLTFGKAGYACAMGVVIFAITLALATLMLRFTRRDNVEY